The window CCCCAAAGAAGGCCTCAGAAGACATATAATTTCTTGAAACGAGAGGCAGATCATTGCCATAAAACTCCAGTAATGGAATATGTTGGGCCATCTGTCCTGTAAAAATGCATTCGATAAATTTGGTTCTAGGCCAAAGCTGTGGAATGATACATTTCCATGATTTTTGGTTGCATATGTCTTCTATTGTAACTGCCAGCTGAGGATTAGGTCCTCCAAGTACCTTAGAAACAGAGTCTCTGCAGCTAAGATTGGTGATCCAATCACTAAGCTGACCTGATCGTATGTTACTGCACATTTCTTTCCAAAATTTCTCAAGAAAAGTGATTCCTTGAACCAAGACAGAGGCAAAGCCAGAACTTACTCTTGTTACTTCATCTCTCATGACAAGACCACAAAGAAGATGACAATAGAGACTCTGCTTAGTGTCATGACAAAACTTGATCTCACTGGGACTTGTGCTCGAAGTATCCCAGTATGATGGTGGGTTCTTGACAAAATAATCGCTTTTCATGAGATGTGTAGTAGCATATGAAGCTGGCAAACCAGATGGAGTTTTGGAAGCTGGTTTAAGGAAAAGGAGATGCAACCCTTTTCCTTTGTTGTGACCCTCGATATGCctacaaaccaaaataaatatttattatatactattgCTGTAGACATTTGAGCTTAATCTAGATGATCAATATATAATAGATGTATTGTGAACctattttatttatcttaatgaGGTtgtacatgttaatttttaataattctgTTTTCAATCAACTGTCTTGAAAGCTTTCAAGATTAGCATTAATCAATACATAAGTGCATGGAAAATCTACTAAGTTTTACAGTATAGAATAAGATGAAAAAACTATCTTAAcatatttaccaaaaagaaagaaagatggaAAACTAGCATCATTTTAAACGAATGGAGAGAGTAACATTTAATTACTTGGATAAAACAAGGTAGCGAATATCAGATAAAAATCTAGCATTCTCCACGTATTTGTTGTTCAAAGGTATTAACTTCTGTTTTCCTCCTGAAGTTCCAGACCTATACACACATGACTGTTTTTGAGTAAAAACCACATCAAATTCGAATATTATTAATCATCTAGAGAACTATTAGCAAAAACTAAGCGTGTACGTACGTTAGTGCAAATCCAGTAATAGGCCTGCCCGAAATGATCTCTGAGGATTCGCCGTTCGCGACACGCTCGATGTATGGCTTAAAATCTTCATAGGTCCCTATTGGaacattctttttaaaaagatCTTTGTCCGAACTCCCATGCAGAAAACTCCGAAGGTACTCTGTGTTGGCATCACATGTTAGTATCTCTTTCAGTACCTCATCTTGTATTTGCTTAACGTTGGACGTTAAATTCTCGAGGACCGCCAAgccagcttcttcttctttcgtGAGGTTATTCATGTTTCACTTTACTCATATCGATTTGTAATCATCAACACTTGTTTCTTGTGTTCTTTATAGCGAACAAAATAACAGGGAGGACGTCTAGGGATCAACAGTCAACATTTAATTCACATTATTTTCACAACTACCATATAACCATTTAATTCACGTTATTCACGTCAAGATAACAGGGAGGACGTCTAGGGATCAACAGTCAATATTTAATTGACATTGCTTATCACAATTCACAACTACCAACAACCATTTAATTCAATTCACGTTATTCACGTCAGTCAACCAAGCCAGGAATTGGATGGTAGAAGATGGTGTCACGTGAATGGAACATTGAAAGATCAGAATATCTTTACAAGACAAGGATGGTTCTACAATATAGTAGGCTCATCCAGTGCTGGCTCCGAAAAGAAACGGAAGAAAAATTACCTTCCAGCCTTTGAGATATAATTGATTTTTAGCTTCTTTTTCTAAGCTAAATTATTTAAATCACAACGTTTTTCAGGACTACCACACTTAATTAAGTTTATTTTATGCACCAACTGTTGTGCATATATTCTTTATCAGTACATTTAGAAAAGCTAGTTTTCCATTATTGACCGGtcataatgattttttaaaaaattgttctGCAGATTTTAATTATCACGTTGATGGTGTTTATCTTTTCAATTAGTAAGAATTAATTGTATGCATGGTGGGGTAAAGAGGTAAACACCACTTCGCATTTTTCTTTCCGTTTACCACACTTGACTTTTTTAATCCTAAATTAATTGTGTTTCTAAAGATTCCTGAAGTTCctgtaataatatttttaatccaTACATTATGATTCTAAATGCATGCTTTCACCGtggatgtaaatatataatgttaaaGAGTTTGCGAGGCTATCGACTAGTGCAAGTGAAACAAgaatttataataaaactttaCGTTCAAGTTTTCGTAGgaactttttataaaatcatacgCGATATAGCATTTATTTGTGAAAATATAGAAGTTGGTCGCCCGTTAACACAGACTAATGTGTCCACATGAGGTAACTTATCGCTAAAGAAACGAGCAGTGACCCTATTTTCAAGAAGTTCTAAGGCCGCAGAGGATTTTATGCATCTAGGTGTCTTGTATTGACCTATAGAAGCACCTTGAGCTATGAAATATTCCATGAGAGAGTCAAACGTTCCTTGTTGAACCACCCTTATCTCTAAAGCTCCAGTTGATCCATCCTTGCTTCGAAATTTTCTGTAAAGAGCATCAAGTGATTCCTCTACTACCGAGCAACATTCCATCAACACATTGGTATCAATTAGCTCATTGATGTCATCGTTGTTGTTGCCTTTGAGTTCCCAATAAAGAACATAGTGACCTGGAACGGTAGAGATATGAGGATAGCATGTGAAATCCCTCAACATTATGTCTGAAGATTTAAGTAGTTGTGTTGCATTAGTCACTGCGTTTAATAGGTCTTCTTCCATTGTTGCCTCCAAATAAACACTTAAGACCACATTTTGTCTTCGTATAAATTTAAACTGTGGTGCGCTATTGTTAAATCCAGTCACCTGTAGAACATCTCCCATCCTATATCGGTGTAAACCTAGTAAGAGAAAACATGACAACATCaatttaatttggttatttGAGAACATACACGACTAAATAGACTGTTTTGTATAAACTCACCCGAATAACTGGTGACTACGAGTTCATAGTAGCAACCTAACTTTACATTCACAAGATCAACAATTGTGTCGTTTCCTTCACTAATCGGTATAAATTCAAAGTATGACATATTCGGCATAAATGTGTAGGATACATCTTGGGGTTTGCACAGAGGATTCAAATTTACCCCAAAGAAGACCTCAGAAGACACATAATTTCTTGCAACGAGAGGGAGATCATTGACATAAAACTCCAATAATGGAATATTTTGAGACATTTGTCCTGTAAAAGTGAATTCGATAAACTTGGTTCTGGGCCAACGTTGTGGAATGATACCTTTCCATGATTTCTGGTTGCATGTCTTCTATTATATCTGCCAGCTGAGGATTAAGTCCTCCAAGTATAATGGAAACAGATCCCCTGCA of the Brassica rapa cultivar Chiifu-401-42 chromosome A03, CAAS_Brap_v3.01, whole genome shotgun sequence genome contains:
- the LOC103862245 gene encoding 4-substituted benzoates-glutamate ligase GH3.12 isoform X1; the protein is MNNLTKEEEAGLAVLENLTSNVKQIQDEVLKEILTCDANTEYLRSFLHGSSDKDLFKKNVPIGTYEDFKPYIERVANGESSEIISGRPITGFALTSGTSGGKQKLIPLNNKYVENARFLSDIRYLVLSKHIEGHNKGKGLHLLFLKPASKTPSGLPASYATTHLMKSDYFVKNPPSYWDTSSTSPSEIKFCHDTKQSLYCHLLCGLVMRDEVTRVSSGFASVLVQGITFLEKFWKEMCSNIRSGQLSDWITNLSCRDSVSKVLGGPNPQLAVTIEDICNQKSWKCIIPQLWPRTKFIECIFTGQMAQHIPLLEFYGNDLPLVSRNYMSSEAFFGVNLNPLCKPQDVSYTFMPNMSYFEFIPVGEGDDTIVDLVNVKLGRYYELIVTNYAGLHRYRVGDVLQVTGFYNSAPQFKFIRRQNVVLSVYLEATTEEDLLNAVTNAAQLLKSSDIMLKDFTCYPHISTVPGHYVLYWELKGNINDDINELIETNVLMECCSVVEESLDALYRKFRSKDESIGALEIRVVQQGTFDSLMEYFIAQGASLGQYKTPRCIKSSKALEVLENRVMARFFSDKLPHVDTTLC